One stretch of Cohnella algarum DNA includes these proteins:
- a CDS encoding carbohydrate ABC transporter permease encodes MVRTPAWIRALQYATLIVGLFIVFFPIYSVFVGSFKTQVEYYQSGLRLPESFLNFDNFAKVYEVGKLGLGFKNILIILVVAVAGNVLLGTMTAYALGRFEFKLRKPIMGMYLIAQIIPAITTQVATFSVIQALGAYNRLSAPILLYIGADVLQIVIYLQYINSIPKDLDESAMIEGASLFRIYRSIIFPLLGPATATLVILKTIQIYNDFYTPYLYMPSQKLRVVSTAIYSFVGPNAAQINVISAGILLIFIPTVVVFLFMQRYIFSGVTSGAVK; translated from the coding sequence ATGGTTCGCACCCCCGCATGGATACGGGCGCTTCAATACGCGACGCTGATCGTCGGCCTGTTTATCGTCTTTTTTCCGATTTATTCGGTATTCGTCGGTTCGTTCAAAACGCAGGTCGAATATTACCAGTCCGGCCTCCGGCTGCCCGAAAGCTTCCTGAACTTCGATAACTTCGCGAAGGTGTACGAGGTCGGCAAGCTCGGGCTCGGCTTTAAAAACATTTTGATCATCCTGGTCGTCGCCGTCGCCGGAAACGTGCTGCTCGGCACGATGACGGCTTACGCGCTCGGCCGTTTCGAATTCAAGCTGCGCAAGCCGATCATGGGCATGTATTTGATCGCGCAGATCATCCCGGCCATTACGACCCAGGTGGCGACGTTCAGCGTCATCCAGGCGCTGGGCGCCTACAACCGCCTGTCCGCTCCCATCTTGCTGTATATCGGCGCGGATGTGCTGCAAATCGTCATTTATCTCCAGTACATCAACAGCATCCCGAAGGATTTGGACGAAAGCGCGATGATCGAAGGAGCCTCTTTGTTTCGCATTTACCGCTCGATCATTTTTCCGCTGCTCGGTCCCGCGACCGCGACGCTCGTCATCCTCAAAACGATTCAAATCTACAACGACTTTTATACGCCCTATTTGTATATGCCCAGCCAGAAGCTTCGCGTCGTCTCGACGGCGATCTATTCGTTCGTCGGCCCGAACGCCGCGCAAATCAACGTGATTTCCGCCGGCATTCTCCTGATTTTTATCCCGACGGTAGTCGTCTTCCTGTTCATGCAGCGGTATATTTTCTCCGGGGTGACCAGCGGCGCGGTCAAATGA
- a CDS encoding ABC transporter substrate-binding protein, which produces MKKVSPVILMVMLAAALLAACSGGDNGNNGSSPSASPSPSASESASASPSASSEPSASALTGKIKVLSHRTDLVNDGTMDKYAAKFKEKYPGAEIEFEALTNYATDIKVRITTGEAGDVNMLDGGMATSELPNYYEPLPDSMFEDVYFPDIRSHEGKRYGITTGVNTQGIVYNKTAFAKAGVDKVPTTLDELYDAAAKLKEAGIIPLYMNFGAQWPMTNWGENSYAYVAGDAKWTDTLIAQEAPFTVDGPWGKLIQIARTFVENEWVEKDLSTNNWEMSKGEIASGKAAMYFLGNWVIPQVIGAGAKSEDIGFFPLPYDNGGTYNVPLGGDYFIGVSEDSKNKELAIAWVEFFVKESGYVEDSGFMPIVKSQEPKVPQMAEFASFNPNYIESEFTDPRYNEIANKAEIALGTGSVDQELVMAKDLQKAFDDLNQKWAKAKKELGY; this is translated from the coding sequence GTGAAAAAAGTTTCGCCGGTCATCCTGATGGTCATGCTCGCCGCCGCCTTGCTTGCCGCCTGCAGCGGAGGCGACAACGGCAACAACGGTTCGTCGCCGTCCGCCTCGCCGTCTCCTTCGGCTTCGGAATCCGCTTCCGCGTCGCCGAGCGCCAGCTCGGAGCCGTCAGCTTCCGCGTTGACGGGGAAAATCAAAGTGCTGTCGCACCGGACCGATCTCGTGAACGACGGCACGATGGACAAATACGCGGCCAAATTCAAGGAAAAATACCCCGGCGCCGAAATCGAGTTCGAGGCGCTCACCAACTACGCGACCGACATTAAAGTAAGGATTACGACCGGCGAAGCCGGCGACGTCAACATGCTGGACGGGGGAATGGCGACGAGCGAGCTTCCCAACTATTACGAGCCGCTGCCGGATTCCATGTTCGAGGACGTTTATTTTCCCGATATCCGTTCCCACGAGGGCAAGCGCTACGGCATCACGACCGGCGTGAACACGCAGGGAATCGTCTATAACAAGACCGCGTTCGCCAAGGCCGGCGTCGACAAAGTGCCGACGACGCTCGACGAGCTGTACGACGCGGCCGCGAAGCTGAAAGAGGCGGGCATCATTCCGCTGTACATGAACTTCGGCGCCCAGTGGCCGATGACGAACTGGGGAGAAAATTCCTACGCCTACGTCGCCGGCGACGCGAAATGGACCGACACGCTTATCGCCCAGGAGGCTCCGTTCACGGTGGACGGACCGTGGGGCAAGCTGATCCAGATCGCCAGAACGTTCGTCGAAAACGAGTGGGTGGAGAAAGATTTGTCCACAAACAATTGGGAGATGTCCAAAGGCGAGATTGCTTCCGGCAAGGCCGCGATGTATTTTCTCGGCAACTGGGTCATTCCGCAGGTCATCGGCGCGGGGGCGAAGTCCGAAGATATCGGCTTCTTTCCGCTCCCGTACGACAACGGCGGCACGTACAACGTTCCGCTCGGCGGGGACTATTTTATCGGCGTAAGCGAGGACAGCAAAAACAAGGAGCTGGCCATCGCCTGGGTCGAGTTCTTCGTCAAGGAATCCGGCTACGTGGAAGATTCCGGCTTCATGCCGATCGTCAAAAGCCAGGAGCCGAAAGTGCCGCAAATGGCCGAGTTCGCTTCGTTTAACCCGAACTATATCGAAAGCGAATTCACCGACCCGCGGTACAACGAAATCGCGAACAAGGCCGAAATCGCGCTCGGCACCGGCAGCGTGGATCAGGAGCTGGTGATGGCGAAGGATTTGCAAAAAGCGTTCGACGACTTGAACCAAAAGTGGGCGAAGGCGAAAAAAGAGCTGGGGTACTGA
- a CDS encoding LacI family DNA-binding transcriptional regulator — translation MSSKVTMQQIAERLGLSKFAVSKALSGKSGVSADTRAKIIETATQLGYFAQNRTSRARGRSAAGGERKGETVVVLIPNVRYQTRGSRYWGKIIDGIDFALEKRKLGMMLATEQGEGSLARLINPEGVLGLIGVGLISGQQLLEVRSLRIPFVLVDHEDPLVPADALFANNGEGMRRIVDYLIGEGHLRLQFVGNIRYSRSFGERWLGFRSALEEREIGGFQEPELLALAGENRSELTEALEPILRRMLGEGTLPTALVCANDSLAICAMTALMKLGASVPADCSVTGFDNIEDAALARPPLTTVHVDKEGLGRRAVEALLRRIERPGEPRERILLTGDVVLRQSATARTGRNRAGAFSITDDNKNKCIAFYPLPFSL, via the coding sequence GTGTCCAGCAAAGTCACGATGCAGCAAATTGCCGAACGGCTCGGCTTGTCCAAGTTCGCCGTGTCCAAGGCGCTGTCCGGGAAGTCCGGCGTCAGCGCGGATACGCGCGCCAAAATTATCGAGACGGCGACGCAGCTCGGCTATTTCGCGCAAAATCGAACGAGCCGGGCGCGCGGGCGTTCGGCGGCGGGCGGAGAACGGAAGGGAGAGACGGTCGTCGTGCTCATCCCGAACGTGCGGTATCAAACCCGGGGGTCGCGATATTGGGGGAAAATTATCGACGGCATCGACTTCGCTCTCGAAAAACGGAAATTAGGCATGATGCTGGCGACGGAGCAGGGCGAGGGTTCGCTGGCGCGGCTGATCAATCCGGAGGGCGTGCTCGGGCTGATCGGCGTCGGGCTGATTTCGGGCCAGCAGCTGCTGGAAGTCCGGAGCCTGCGCATCCCGTTCGTCCTCGTCGACCACGAAGATCCGCTCGTTCCGGCCGACGCGCTGTTCGCGAACAACGGCGAAGGCATGCGGCGGATCGTCGACTATTTGATCGGCGAAGGGCACCTCCGGCTGCAGTTTGTCGGAAACATCCGGTATTCGCGCAGCTTTGGCGAGCGGTGGCTCGGGTTTCGTTCGGCGCTCGAGGAGCGGGAAATCGGCGGCTTCCAGGAGCCGGAATTGCTTGCGCTCGCGGGCGAGAACCGGTCCGAGCTGACGGAAGCGCTGGAGCCGATCCTTCGCCGCATGCTCGGCGAAGGGACGCTGCCGACGGCGCTCGTTTGCGCCAACGATTCGCTCGCCATTTGCGCCATGACCGCGCTGATGAAGCTCGGCGCGAGCGTGCCCGCGGACTGCTCGGTGACGGGGTTCGACAACATCGAGGACGCCGCGCTCGCGCGGCCGCCGCTGACGACCGTTCACGTGGACAAGGAAGGGCTCGGCCGGCGGGCGGTGGAAGCGCTGCTGCGGCGGATCGAACGTCCGGGAGAACCGCGGGAGCGGATTTTGCTGACGGGAGACGTCGTGCTGCGGCAGTCGGCAACCGCCCGAACGGGGCGAAACCGCGCCGGCGCATTTAGCATAACCGACGACAATAAAAACAAATGCATTGCCTTTTATCCCCTCCCATTTTCTCTATAA